In Montipora capricornis isolate CH-2021 chromosome 4, ASM3666992v2, whole genome shotgun sequence, a single genomic region encodes these proteins:
- the LOC138046942 gene encoding transmembrane protein 17B-like, which produces MADALRAAFSSVTTTVFPRSRSVQNYPRHHMINTGNEIMSNLPLQMSLFFNVWFSPFWYTTCIVMLVAKYAKLDSVYKFITIVVYVAMAIVEILRLYLGYAGNLQEKVPELAGFWILTLVLQLPLTLMLLLNESMLIMPMERAVNIIMAVFVLFETIQGYRVIHAMIGQQVSKFHVQQFDDLVELREMREDSVEDIGFRPQ; this is translated from the exons atggcggacgctTTGAGAGCAGCGTTTTCGTCGGTAACAACAACTGTCTTTCCAAGATCACGTTCGGTGCAAAATTATCCAAGACATCACATGATTAATACAG gGAATGAAATAATGTCTAATTTGCCATTACAGATGTCCTTGTTCTTTAATGTTTGGTTTTCTCCATTTTGGTACACAACCTGCATAGTAATGCTAGTTGCAAAG tatGCAAAGCTAGACTCTGTTTACAAGTTCATCACAATTGTTGTTTATGTTGCTATGGCAATAGTGGAGATTTTAAGGCTTTATCTTGGATATGCTGGAAATCTACAGGAAAAG GTACCCGAGCTTGCGGGGTTTTGGATTCTGACCCTTGTACTTCAGCTTCCACTCACACTGATGCTATTGCTCAATGAAAGCATGTTGATCATGCCGATGGAGAGAGCTGTCAATATCATCATGGCAGTGTTTGTGTTATTTGAGACAATCCAAGGCTACAGAGTGATCCATGCAATGATTGGACAACAAGTCTCCAAGTTTCACGTGCAGCAGTTTGATGACTTGGTTGAATTGCGGGAGATGCGAGAAGATAGTGTGGAGGACATTGGATTCAGGCCACAATAA
- the LOC138046940 gene encoding structure-specific endonuclease subunit SLX1 homolog, translating to MDDAVNDTGNDFFGVYLLYCLNPRYKGRTYIGFTVDPNRRIKQHNGGVQKGGAFRTSGRGPWEMILIIHGFPSDIIALQFEWAWQNPGKSRRLRHVASKKTKEIALKFCFRVLAEMLNVGPWNRLPLTIRWLKQEYKMEFDADRQPPKHMPIAYGPLNKRKAKKGSKGDMEEAKDVTDYKCVECFKKIKDPDDCISCLLANCPMKAHLICLAKRFLMESGDTSCLIPIDGDCPTCYHTFLWRDWLKYRHQTDQEASETNSDNPHWAEALHQ from the exons ATGGATGACGCTGTCAACGATACAGGCAATGATTTCTTCGGCGTTTACCTCCTTTACTGCCTAAATCCTCGATATAAAGGACGCACTTACATTGGATTTACCGTTGATCCGAATCGTCGCATTAAACAGCATAATGGCGGGGTGCAGAAAGGCGGTGCTTTCAGGACAAGTGGAAGAGgcccatg GGAGATGATACTTATTATTCATGGTTTCCCAAGTGACATCATTGCCCTACAG TTTGAATGGGCATGGCAGAATCCAGGGAAATCCAGACGTCTCCGGCATGTCGCCAGTAAAAAGACCAAAGAGATCGCTTTGAAATTCTGCTTTAGGGTCCTGGCCGAAATGCTTAATGTTGGGCCGTGGAATCGCCTTCCCCTCACAATAAGATGGCTAAAACAAGAGTACAAGATGGAGTTTGATGCTGATCGGCAACCTCCAAAGCATATGCCAATAGCTTATGGGCCTCTGAATAAGAGAAAAGCCAAGAAAGGGAGTAAAGGGGACATGGAGGAGGCAAAAGATGTTACTGACTACAAATGTGTGGAATGTTTTAAAAAGATTAAG GATCCAGACGACTGCATTTCATGCCTTTTAGCAAATTGTCCAATGAAGGCTCACTTGATCTGCCTTGCGAAGAGATTTCTTATGGAAAGTGGTGATACATCATGCTTAATCCCAATAGATGGAGATTGTCCCACGTGTTATCACACCTTTTTGTGGAGAGATTGGTTAAAATATAGACATCAGACCGATCAGGAGGCCTCTGAAACAAATTCAGATAATCCTCACTGGGCAGAAGCACTGCATCAGTAA
- the LOC138044725 gene encoding uncharacterized protein: protein MVLVDEQELPEYVNCNIRDGVKYVVLFANVGKNKRNEVFISKPWHQGNHWTLLYVNLTVNKWYYIDTSCWGMPENLKNAVAPFVTAIYEQGDMAPKPVSDIVPAHIESFGLSHSCCNTCLKNIPVQTCANVCGVAAAVLAGIACVAPYLWRNVFLNRNAEIPTSLEWLLKPTVYSDFLRCSIISWLLTDSINLSILGITREEVKPQLRDHNFTFRRRFLGEVTISDDGHADKNQENVKNNNGESPSGDSCSKDDASRIQNLSEGWITLQYGKKRKKVDNQGKTNKNSTREASCSHGSMQEKLGCKKVDDEDKIPYNATISNDGCVDFYQHNTVTVEPRGNSKLNIEENNRMPPSARSKKPGDVANREKKCDDDRIKVPRGRKVKNVNTQRRQGRLDNNMTTVDAAPRKHGQSISARYKHNGSLWRKNDSSWNDDVNGLKEENVGFQMAAGEDMIHKKDDRSSDDVANSSKEENIGCEMEDGEDMFHKHCEDRKLKKESTRPFHKEIDEISKHLQTAPLQRMKYPVWENKGNTEGVLKEEEKNQAEISENEEESICTGNALGYSSKRAVDGMLNVGNQKQLRETIDEMSMIENTVGDKKFEDDKENCCYFSENVVIPGDVEVVPIQERRQKDEIREGYGEDVERNVVMKNNVFFIGQKFHTLEELETAKRVYEDSNFCELWKRDVRTLTAASKRVPKRVSIANPNLTYYSLHLSCKFGGRNVEARVNRKRKTKSFRQGCPFEVHITLSEDGKYLQVNRISTTHNHALQKQIYERLPRQRAARSKQVTNDIVDAIKLQANPKLLQQKIETATGKKVTLKDISNIKQNSKKNIQKNDLEDVIGYLKKQPGCCTDVVVDEENNFKGLFYQDAHMQNIYTHFPEILLVDATYKLLHLRMPVYLLMGIDGDGLSEVVAMFIVAEETKEVIQATVDLFKKHNPSWNETKVVMSDKDFTERDVFKACFPAASLSICLYHTLRSFRREITCEKMGITSAERLRVLEILSSLAHCKSEGEYEKHLDELKQTNFRSVIDYFMENWHPIREQWVACFKDKHLNLGETTNNRLESTFSKFKSVCSRYASLLQFCTEFMSVLRCLREEQNHHYVMTIARRQTEFEHLCKDLQEYSKTLTPSAFNFVRGQYGSVAKVEVLSQKSSSEFILCGSRKKNQEPLLASTSHCQCSFFTRMSLPCKHIFKVRELVTLPAFDETLVHKRWTMDFYLTTNPLSPALPVLHDDDLEHCVEYVPVIEEKRTTLTQSQKFKKGLKIAQVLASLVSEGGMSTFKRRHEVLESLARSWKLGRDVIVQEVGHTQTEADQETEDPSETRHENYISVEQVEEDKPTGNADKRELGADDELVNEVSIQNENKEKILKDNSVSTHVDPRKGIKSPDFSQIKMPPKILKRGRPKGAEVTVIGLPKKKKKTESQNKLIPFKKLSPIEKDRMILSSLSTSQALGEAIAGKRLLNKEDVLPVGRISDTIRDDEMVDIHRVQKYFDRNA, encoded by the coding sequence ATGGTCTTGGTCGATGAGCAGGAGCTTCCCGAGTACGTAAATTGTAACATCAGAGATGGAGTCAAGTACGTCGTTCTCTTCGCAAATGTTggaaaaaacaaacgaaacgaaGTTTTTATTAGCAAGCCGTGGCATCAAGGCAATCACTGGACATTACTATATGTTAACCTAACGGTCAACAAATGGTATTATATTGATACCTCTTGTTGGGGGATGCCCGAAAATTTAAAGAACGCAGTTGCCCCCTTTGTTACAGCCATCTACGAACAGGGGGATATGGCACCCAAGCCTGTAAGCGACATCGTGCCAGCTCACATTGAAAGTTTTGGCCTAAGTCATTCCTGTTGTAACACTTGTCTAAAAAACATCCCAGTTCAAACCTGTGCTAATGTCTGTGGAGTCGCTGCTGCAGTACTTGCGGGAATCGCTTGTGTTGCCCCTTACCTATGGAGAAACGTATTCCTCAACCGGAATGCCGAAATTCCCACCAGCTTGGAATGGTTGCTGAAACCTACTGTTTACTCCGACTTTCTAAGATGCTCTATCATTTCTTGGCTTTTAACCGATTCAATTAATCTCTCTATTCTTGGAATAACGAGAGAGGAGGTTAAACCCCAACTGCGAGATCACAATTTCACTTTCCGTCGCCGATTCCTGGGGGAGGTGACCATTTCAGACGATGGTCATGCTGACAAAAACCAGGAAAATGTGAAGAACAACAACGGAGAGTCACCATCAGGGGATTCCTGTTCTAAGGATGACGCCAGCAGAATTCAGAACCTTTCCGAAGGGTGGATAACATTGCAGTACGGCAAGAAAAGGAAGAAGGTGGATAACCAAGGAAAAACTAACAAGAATTCGACGCGGGAAGCTTCTTGTTCCCATGGTTCAATGCAAGAAAAACTTGGATGCAAAAAGGTAGATGATGAAGACAAGATTCCTTATAATGCCACGATTTCCAACGATGGGTGTGTAGACTTTTACCAGCACAACACAGTAACAGTAGAACCCAGAGGGAACTCAAAGTTAAATATAGAGGAAAACAACAGAATGCCACCCTCCGCGAGAAGCAAGAAACCTGGAGACGTTGCCAACCGCGAGAAGAAGTGTGATGACGACCGGATAAAAGTCCCACGGGGCAGGAAAGTGAAGAATGTAAATACCCAGAGAAGACAAGGACGTCTTGACAACAATATGACAACCGTCGATGCTGCGCCAAGAAAACACGGTCAGAGCATCAGTGCCAGGTACAAACATAATGGCTCCCTCTGGAGAAAAAATGATAGTTCATGGAATGATGATGTAAATggtttaaaagaagaaaatgttGGATTTCAAATGGCAGCTGGTGAAGATATGATTCATAAAAAAGATGACAGATCGTCAGATGATGTTGCCAATAGttcaaaagaagaaaacattgGTTGTGAAATGGAAGACGGTGAAGATATGTTCCATAAGCATTGTGAAGACAGAAAGCTAAAAAAAGAAAGTACGCGACCTTTCCATAAAGAGATCGATGAAATTTCCAAGCATTTGCAGACCGCTCCGTTGCAGAGAATGAAGTATCCAGTGTGGGAGAATAAAGGAAACACAGAAGGCGTGCTAAAGGAAGAAGAGAAGAACCAAGCGGAAATCTCCGAAAATGAGGAGGAAAGTATATGTACAGGGAATGCATTGGGTTATTCAAGTAAAAGAGCTGTTGATGGAATGCTGAATGTTGGAAACCAAAAGCAGTTACGAGAAACCATCGATGAAATGTCCATGATTGAAAACACCGTCGGTGATAAAAAATTCGAAGATGACAAGGAGAATTGCTGCTATTTTTCGGAGAACGTTGTAATCCCAGGGGATGTGGAGGTTGTTCCCATTCAAGAGAGAAGACAGAAAGATGAAATAAGAGAAGGTTATGGAGAAGATGTCGAGAGAAAtgttgtgatgaaaaataaTGTGTTCTTTATAGGGCAAAAATTCCATACCCTTGAAGAACTTGAAACGGCCAAACGGGTGTATGAAGATAGTAACTTCTGTGAGTTGTGGAAAAGAGACGTCAGGACACTTACCGCCGCCTCGAAGCGTGTTCCAAAGAGGGTTTCTATTGCAAACCCTAATCTCACGTACTATTCACTACATTTAAGCTGCAAATTTGGAGGAAGGAATGTGGAAGCAAGAGTGAACAGGAAGCGAAAGACAAAATCATTTCGCCAAGGCTGCCCTTTCGAAGTCCATATAACCCTTTCGGAAGATGGGAAATATCTGCAAGTGAATCGCATTTCAACAACACACAACCATGCTCTCCAAAAACAAATTTATGAGCGCCTTCCTCGACAAAGAGCTGCACGAAGTAAGCAGGTTACAAATGACATCGTGGATGCCATCAAGCTTCAGGCCAATCCCAAACTTCTTCAACAGAAGATTGAGACTGCTACTGGAAAAAAGGTTACATTAAAGGACATCtcaaatataaaacaaaattcaaagaaaaatattcaGAAGAATGATCTTGAAGATGTCATAGGCtatttgaagaaacaaccaGGTTGTTGCACAGATGTTGTTGTTGACGAGGAGAATAATTTCAAAGGACTATTCTACCAAGACGCTCACATGCAAAACATCTATACCCATTTCCCAGAAATTCTCCTAGTAGATGCGACGTATAAACTATTACATCTTCGAATGCCTGTTTATTTGCTTATGGGCATTGACGGTGATGGACTTAGCGAGGTTGTGGCCATGTTCATTGTAGCAGAAGAGACAAAAGAGGTGATACAGGCAACGGTGGACTTATTCAAAAAGCATAATCCTTCTtggaatgaaacaaaagttgtAATGTCAGACAAGGATTTCACAGAACGAGACGTGTTTAAAGCCTGCTTTCCTGCCGCAAGTTTAAGTATCTGCCTTTATCACACCTTAAGATCCTtcagacgagaaataacatgcGAGAAGATGGGCATTACATCTGCGGAGAGACTACGAGTACTCGAAATTCTGTCCTCCTTGGCACATTGTAAGAGTGAAGGCgaatacgaaaaacatcttgaTGAACTAAAACAAACGAATTTCAGAAGTGTCATCGATTATTTCATGGAGAACTGGCATCCCATACGAGAGCAATGGGTAGCTTGCTTCAAAGACAAACATTTGAATTTAGGTGAAACCACCAACAACAGACTGGAATCCACCTTCAGCAAGTTCAAAAGTGTTTGTTCGAGGTACGCAAGTTTGCTGCAGTTTTGCACAGAATTCATGTCAGTGCTACGATGCTTACGAGAGgaacaaaaccatcattacgTGATGACAATCGCGCGAAGGCAGACTGAATTTGAACATCTTTGCAAAGATCTCCAGGAATATTCAAAAACTCTTACACCGTCTGCATTTAATTTCGTTCGTGGACAGTACGGATCTGTGGCTAAAGTCGAGGTTTTGTCACAAAAGAGTAGCAGTGAGTTCATTCTTTGTGGATCACGAAAAAAGAATCAGGAACCACTTCTTGCTTCAACCAGTCATTGCCAGTGCTCCTTCTTTACGCGCATGTCCCTTCCctgcaaacacattttcaaagttCGCGAGCTTGTCACTCTTCCAGCTTTTGATGAAACCTTAGTGCATAAGCGTTGGACAATGGATTTCTATTTAACAACAAACCCTCTGAGCCCGGCACTCCCTGTTCTCCACGACGACGATCTGGAACATTGTGTTGAGTATGTCCCGGtcattgaagaaaaaagaaccacTCTTACACAGtcccaaaaattcaaaaaaggattaaaaataGCACAAGTTCTTGCCTCACTTGTCAGTGAAGGTGGTATGTCTACGTTCAAAAGACGACATGAAGTATTGGAGTCTTTGGCTAGGAGCTGGAAACTTGGCCGCGACGTAATTGTCCAGGAAGTGGGACACACACAAACAGAAGCCGACCAGGAAACAGAGGACCCTAGTGAAACTCGCCATGAAAATTACATCTCGGTAGAGCAGGTAGAGGAAGACAAGCCGACAGGAAACGCCGATAAAAGAGAGCTGGGAGCAGACGATGAACTGGTGAATGAAGTCAGTATTCAGAATGAGAATAAggaaaaaattttaaaggacAACTCCGTGTCAACACATGTCGATCCGAGAAAAGGCATTAAGTCACCTGATTTTTCCCAAATAAAGATGCCACCCAAAATTCTAAAAAGAGGCCGTCCGAAGGGAGCAGAAGTGACCGTAATTGGCCTgccgaagaaaaagaagaaaacagaaaGTCAGAATAAGCTAATTCCCTTCAAGAAACTCAGTCCGATCGAAAAAGACCGAATGATCCTGAGCTCTCTGTCAACGTCACAAGCCTTGGGTGAAGCCATAGCGGGTAAACGATTACTTAACAAAGAGGATGTTTTGCCAGTTGGAAGAATATCAGATACTATCAGGGATGATGAAATGGTGGACATCCATCGAGTTCAAAAATACTTTGATAGAAATGCATAG
- the LOC138046941 gene encoding NADH-ubiquinone oxidoreductase subunit 8-like, giving the protein MAHLRRIGWKMAANNSLAVRTFSVSCSKFKFKYMSRENQDIPMDFQSATDRNAQTLFLTEMVRGLAMTLSKFFQEPATINYPFEKGPLSPRFRGEHALRRYPSGEERCIACKLCEAICPAQAITIEAEPRADGSRRTTRYDIDMTKCIYCGFCQEACPVDAIVEGPNFEFATETHQELLYNKEKLLNNGDRWEAEIAGNLQADFLYR; this is encoded by the exons ATGGCGCATCTCAGGCGGATCG GATGGAAGATGGCAGCAAACAATTCGCTGGCGGTCAGAACGTTCTCTGTCTCTTGCAGCAAATTCAAATTTA AATATATGTCAAGAGAGAATCAAGACATACCTATGGATTTTCAAAGTGCCACAGACCGAAATGCACAGACGCTTTTCCTTACGGAGATGGTTCGAG GTTTGGCAATGACTTTGAGCAAGTTTTTCCAGGAACCAGCTACAATTAATTATCCCTTTGAAAAAGGACCACTCAGCCCTCGTTTCCGAGGAGAACATGCATTGAGGAGGTACCCTTCAGGAGAGGAGAGGTGTATTGCTTGCAAACTGTGTGAAGCCATCTGCCCTGCCCAG GCCATTACCATAGAAGCAGAGCCTCGTGCTGATGGCAGCCGCCGAACAACCCGTTATGATATTGACATGACAAAGTGCATTTACTGTGGCTTCTGTCAAGAAGCTTGCCCTGTGGATGCTATTGTGGAG GGTCCAAATTTTGAGTTTGCTACTGAGACACACCAGGAGTTGCTGtataacaaagaaaaactccTCAACAATGGAGACAGATGGGAAGCAGAAATAGCTGGAAACCTTCAGGCAGATTTTCTCTACAGATAG
- the LOC138046939 gene encoding uncharacterized protein, with amino-acid sequence MAECVQLKQLQLGQRKLRFLEWNCANHVNSDGDVIQNNIPLFLGADVMSACSTAVSNLPRMHAKFSKHGLAVKVNFPTSVRLHGVHGSTRGVWFYSIQGLFRVCFEYYNREEQLDCLTLLCPIWKQRYSDPVFHQEIELGSHNTTAYGTDTPDIIDHLSLTETQSNQTAENLTTTGTTNLFQDNGASVTPTGEKCIKELLLSCTSEGQLELNSLAVTIMKILKDLEGQRSPGCNGSSQVLTAISKYLGDEFHKLQLQIAERVTDFKKRHITSIDNLPPASELVKELFPDCMRVLLLHWIGNQDQQNVNSIIQVILELANTSLVSGVAHVMYSRLIRTHTV; translated from the coding sequence atggcggaatGCGTTCAACTCAAACAGCTGCAATTAGGGCAAAGAAAATTGCGTTTCTTGGAATGGAATTGCGCAAATCACGTTAATTCTGATGGCGATGTTATACAGAATAACATTCCTCTATTTCTGGGGGCAGATGTGATGTCAGCGTGTTCCACAGCGGTGTCAAATCTACCCAGGATGCATGCAAAATTCTCTAAGCATGGTTTGGCCGTCAAAGTGAATTTTCCGACTTCTGTGAGATTGCATGGAGTACATGGCTCCACTCGCGGTGTTTGGTTCTACTCCATTCAAGGCCTGTTTAGAGTGTGCTTTGAATACTACAATCGCGAAGAACAACTCGATTGTTTGACGCTTCTGTGCCCCATATGGAAGCAGAGATACTCAGACCCAGTGTTCCATCAAGAAATTGAACTGGGTAGCCACAACACAACTGCATATGGAACAGATACACCAGATATTATTGATCATCTTTCTTTAACGGAAACACAGAGCAATCAAACGGCAGAAAATCTCACAACTACGGGAACAACAAATTTATTTCAAGACAATGGTGCTTCTGTTACACCCACGGGTGAAAAATGCATTAAAGAATTGCTACTATCTTGTACAAGCGAAGGGCAATTGGAATTAAATTCTCTTGCAGTGACtataatgaaaattttaaaggacCTTGAAGGTCAAAGGTCACCTGGCTGTAATGGATCATCACAGGTACTCACGGCAATCAGCAAATACCTTGGTGATGAATTTCACAAACTTCAACTCCAGATTGCTGAAAGAGTCACTGACTTCAAAAAGAGGCATATTACGTCAATAGATAACCTTCCACCAGCTTCAGAGTTAGTTAAAGAACTTTTCCCGGATTGTATGAGGGTCTTGTTATTACATTGGATAGGAAATCAGGatcaacaaaatgtaaacagcatAATACAGGTTATTCTTGAACTTGCAAATACAAGCCTTGTGTCAGGTGTTGCCCATGTCATGTATTCTAGGCTCATAAGAACTCACACTGTTTGA